TCGAATCGTTAATCGTGTCGAACCGACACGCCGAGCTGTGGTGGTTCATCCAATGGGTGTCGACGAACGCGGAGAGGAGGCGAAGAAGGGGCGGAATCGTAGTTAGAGCAAGCCGACGAGCGTCGCACCCAAGACCGCCAGCACGAGGAGGACGCTCGTCGCGATGCCCGCCCGGAGGCTGCCGTCGCGGAGCGCGTCTTCGTCGCTGCCGACGAGCGCACGCAGCGGTCCACGGATCGTCCCGTACGGGTCGCCCGCCGCGGCGAGCGCCGCGTTCGCCGTATCGACAGCGACGCGGTCGACCGCGGCGAACAGTTCGGTGACGCCCCGGACGAGACCGCGCATTCCGTAGAACGTCAGCGGTTCGATCACGCTATCGACGTCGACGCCGGGGCCGACCTTCGAGAGCGGCTTTTTGAGAGCCGCGAAGCCGACGACGCCGAGCGCCGCCAAGAGGAAGCCCTCCCCGAGGTGGCCCGTCGTGAACGGGTGGGCATCGGCCGTGCTGCCGGGCAGCAGTGCGAACAGTGCGTCGGGGTAGAGGCCGAGCGCCACACACAGCGCGGCGACGCCCAGCATCGCGACGCGCTGGCCGGTGACCGACCGACGAACGTTCCACGATCCTTTGCTCTCCTTGAGGAACGCGTAGTAGCCGAACTTGATGAACGACATGAACGTCCCGACGCCCGCGGCGAGCAGGATGTAGAAGATCCCGTCTAAGTGCTCGTTGTGCGCGGCCGCGGTGATCATCCCCTTGCTCACGAACCCGTTGAACCCGGGGAAGCCGCTGATCGACAGCGCCGCGACAGTGAAGGCGAGCGCGGTCACTGGCAGCGTCCGACCGAGGCCACCGAGGTACTTCAGGCGGTTCTCGCCGGTCCGCGCGATCACGACGCCCGCGGTCATGAACAGGAGCGCCTTGTAGAGGATGTGGTTGAACACGTGCGCGAACGCCCCGGCTGTCGCGAGCGCCGTTCCGACGCCGACGCCCGCGACCATATAGCCGACCTGCGATTGGATGTGATACGAGAGGAGCCGTCGCATATCGTCCTGCAAGAGCGCGTAGACGACGCCGACGAGCGCCATCGCCGAACCCATATACGCGATCGCGAGGTTGCCGTCGGGGAAGGCCCGCGCCAGCCCGTATACCCCTGTTTTGGTCGTGTAGACCGAGAGGAAGACGCTCGCGGCGACGTGCGGGCGCGGGTAGGTGTCGGGCAGCCACGTGTGCAGGCCGACGAAGCCGACGTTGACGCCGATTCCGACGGCCGCGAGGACGGCCGGAACGCCGGCGACGATCCCGTCGCTCGCGCTGAAGAGGAACGAGCCGACGCTCGCGTAGTGCCAGACGACCGCAGCCATCAGCAGGCTGCCGCCGAGGCCGTGATAGATTGCGTACCGGAAGCCCGCACGGACCGCCTCGCCGCCGTAGTCCCACACGAGGAGGGTGCTCGTGACGGCCATCAGCTCCCAGAAGAACACCATCGTCAGCCAGTCGCCGGCGAAGACGGCTCCGATACTGGTGCCGACGTAGCCGAGTGCGAACGCGGTCTGACGGTTCCGCGCGTCCGAGGAGTACGAGTACAGCACGGCGGCAGCGCCGATGAAGCCGAAGATGACGCCCATCAGCTTCGAGAAGGCGTCGACGTGGAACAGCACCGCGTCGAAGCCAAGGAACGTGACGGGGAGGTACGTCCCCGCGGGCGCGAGGAGCGCCCAGACGGCGACGCCGCCCGTCGCCAACACCCCGAGTGCGTGGCCGAGTTTCCGCAAGAGGACCGGCAGCACGAGCGCGACGGCGAGCACCACGAACGCCGGCGGGATCGCGGTCGGAACGTCGGCCGTCGGAATCGACACCGACGGCTCGCTGGCGAGGACCGTCGCGGCGTCGAGCGTCGACGCGGCGAGTACCGACGTCACAGGCGAGAGACTCATCAGAACACCACCCCCGTCGCGTCGGCGACGACGCGCTGGACCAAGGCGAGGAACACCATCCCCCGCGGCGCGATACCGAGCGCGATCGCACCGACGACTGCGGCCGTGATCGGTCCGAGCATGAACCACGTGCTCTCCTCGCCGAAGCCGCGGCGCTCCCAACCGGACGGCGGCGGGCCGCCGTGGTGGTCGTGGTCGCCGTGGTCGTCGGCGTCGTGACTGTCCGGGTCGTCGTGCTCGGCGTCGTGCGCGGTCTCGGCGTGGTCGCGGTCTCCTCCGTCGTCATCCGCGCCAGTGGTATCCGCGCCGAGATGGTCGCTCGGGTTCCGATCGACCGCGTAGTCGCCCTCGACGCGGGCGTCGATCTCGACTCGGCCCTCGCCCTCGGACGGTTCGATGTCGGGTTCGATCCGGTCGGCGGCGTCGATCGGGACGTCCGGATCGATCTCGGGCTCGTCGCTGTCGGCGGCTGCGTCCTTCGGCTCGCTATCGGACGCGTCTGCGTCGCCCTCAGCCTCGTCGACCCGCTCGCCGCCGTCGGCGGCGAGTCGCGTGCCCCCGATCGGGAACTCGATGAGCGGCTTGGCGTCGGAGTCCTCCGGCGTCTGGAAGAACGCTTGGTAGACGACCGGCCAGAAGTACCCGATATTCAGGAGCCCCGAGACCAGTAGCACGCCCACGAAGATCGCGTTGCCGCCGTCGATGGCTCCGATTAGGAGATACCACTTGCTCACGAACCCGGCGACCAGCGGGAGCCCGGCCATCCCGAGGCTGGCGACGCCGAAGGCGGCCATCGTGAGCGGCATTCGTTTTCCAATGCCGGCCATCTCGCTGATGTCGTCGGTGTGCGTCTCGACGTGGATCGCGCCCGCGCAAAAGAACAGGGTGAGCTTCATAAACGCGTGCGCCGGGATGTGGAGCAGCCCGCCGATCAGCGCGGCGGGCGAGAGCAGGCCCAGTCCGAGCACGATGTAGGAGAGTTGGCTGATCGTCGAGTACGCGAGCCGCCGCTTCAGGTTATCTTGACGAAGGGCGATGACGCTGGACACGACGATCGTAATCGCGGCGACCGCCGCCAGCGGGAGCCCGACGCCCAGCTGTTGGACCGTTTCGGGCCCGAACACGTCGAGGACGACGCGCGCGATGCCGAAGACGCCACTCTTGACGACGGCCACGGCGTGCAGCAGCCCCGAGACGGGCGTCGGCGCGACCATCGCGTCCGGCAGCCACGAGTGAACCGGAATCAGCGCGGCCTTCACGCCGAAGCCGCCCGCCAAGAGCGCGAACGCCGCGCGGGCAACCAGCGGGTCGGCCGTCGCCAGATCGGCGATGCCGCCGGGGGTGAACGCGACCGTGCCGGTCGTCGAGAAGACGAGGACCGTCCCCGCCAACACCGCGACGCCGCCGCCGAAGGTGTAGGTGAGGTACTTCCGCCCGGCCGCGCGCGCTTCGTCGCTCTCGTCGTGGGCGACGAGGGGGTACGTCGCGACCGTCAGCAGCTCGTAGAAGACGTACAGCGCGACGAGGTTCGACGCGAACGCGACGCCGAGCGCCGCGCCGACGCTGCCCGCGAACGCCGCGAAGTAGCGGGTCTGAGAGTGCTCGTCGAGCCCGCGCATATAGCCGATGCTGTAGAAGCTCGTGACGAGCCAGAGCGTGCTCGCGAGCAGCGCGAAGATCATCCCGAGCGGGTCCGCGCGCAGCGTCAGTTCGATACCGGGGACGAACGTGCCCAGCCGCGAGACGTGGATCGTTCCGGACAGCGCCGCCGGGACGAGACTGGCGACGATACCGAACGTCGCGAGCGCGGTGAGGATCGTGAAGCCCTCCCGGACGTTGGGCCTCCGGTGCGATGCGACGATCGTGAGAATACCGAGGGCGGGGAGCAGCACCGCCGCCAGCGGCCTGAGAGAGTCAATTTCGCTCATTCGAAGTACACCTCCAGAACCGGTTCGAAGACGGCAACGAGATCGGTCGCGAACAGCCCGAGGACGACGGCACCGACCGCGGCGGCGACGACTATGAGCTTCGCTTCGAGCGAGATTCCCGACGAGGCGGATGCAGCGTCGTCGTCGGTCAGCTCCGCCCCACCGTCGGACGCCAGTGCGGCGTCGGAAGCAGACTCGGCAGTGCCGTCGACCGCCGGCTGGGCTGGCGCGTCGCGGAAGTACATCCGCTCGACGACCCGCGCGAAGTACGCGAGCGTCAGGAGCGTGCTCACGACGGCGACGCCCGCGACGCCCCAGCGGCCGCCCTCGACAGCGCCGAGGACGATGTGCCACTTGCCGGCGAAGCCGACGGCGGGTGGGACGCCGACGAGTGCGAACGCGAGCGCGGCGAACGCGGCGCTCGTGACTGGAGCGCGGTCCGCGATCCCGTCGAAGTCGTCGACGGTGCGGCCGCCCGCGACGCCCGCGAGCGCGCCCACGCCGACGAAGAGCCCGGCCTTCATAATCGCGTGCCCGACGAGGTGGATCAGGCCGCCGGTCACGGCCGTCGCGTTCGCGACGGCGAACCCGGCGACGATCAGCCCGAACTGCGCCACCGAGGAGTACGCCAGCATCCGCTTGAGGTCCGACTGCAGCACCGCGAGCACCGAGCCGACGACGACGCTCACGGAGGCGAGGATCACCAGCGCGTCGAGCGCGAACGGCGCGGCGGCGTCGAAGGCGGGAGTGAACACCGCGTAGATGACGCGGAAGAGCGCGTATGCCGCCGCCGTCGAGACGAGCGCCGAGATGTACGCGGTGACGCTGTCCGGCGAGTCGGCGTACGCGTCGGGCTGCCACGTGTGCAGCGGGAACAGCGCGGCCTTCACGGCGAGACCGACGACGATGAGTCCGAAGCCGGTCAAAATCAGCGGCGAGTCGTAGCCGACCTCGGGGATCGTCGCCGCCAGATCGGCCATGTTCAGCGTCCCCGTCGAGATGTACAGGTAGCCGACGCCGAGCAGGTACAGCGACGCGCCGATCGTGCCGACGAGGAGGTACTTCAGGCTCGACAGGGCCGCGGCGGGCGAGCGCCCGGTCGCGACCAGCGCGTACGTCGCGAGCCCGGTGATCTCGATGAAGACGTAGAGGTTGAACAGGTCGCCGGTGACGAACACGCCCGAGATCCCCGCGGTCAGCAGCAGCAGCCCGCTGTAGAACTCGTTGGTGTCGGGACCGGCCCGCCGGGCGTAGGCGACGACCGCGAGCGTCACGACCGATACGAGAAGCGCGAGCGTCGCGCTCACGCCGTCGGCGACGAGCTCGATGCCGAACGGCGGCGGGTAGTTGCCGACGGCGTAGGTGAACCGCCCCGTCGCGAACACTGTCGCCGCGACGACGAGCGCGAGCCCGAGGTGCGTCACGGCGGCGACGAGCGCCGCGAGCCAGCCGGTCCGGCCCCACAGGCGGCCGAACGCGATCGGCGCGAGCGCCAGCACGATCGGGACGACGACGAGCAGCGCGATCGCGTCAGTCATTCAGCTGCACCTCCCGAATGGCCTCCTCGTCGAGCGTCCCGTAGGCGTCGTAGATCCGGACGATCAGCGCGAGCGCCACGGCCGTCAGGCTGACGCCGACGACGATGGCCGTCAGGATGAGCACGTGCGGCAGCGGGCTCGCGTACGGCCCGGAGCCGTGGCCGACGACCGGCGGGGCCGCGCCGTCGACGTAACCGCTGGTGACGAAAAACAGGAATATTCCGACTTGGAAGATGTTCAGCCCGATGATCTTCTTCACGAGGTTCGAGCTCGCGGTCACGCCGTACAGCCCGATCCCGACGAGCGCGACGAATACGAGGTAGTTGTAGTGAGTTCCGAGGAGGTCGATCACGCGCGCTCACCCCCCGCGGCTCCGACGGCGGTGTCGGTCCCGCTGTCGCCGCCGTTCACATCGCCCCCGCCGTTCTCAGCGTCGGATTCCTCCGCTGCGTTGCCGGGAGTGGCTGCTTGGAAGTCCCCGCTTGCGAGGCTGAAAAAGAGGCTGATGAGGACGCCCGAGACGATCGCGCCGATCGCGAGTTCGACGAGTTCGATGCCGTATTTCACCCCGAACGTGCCGAGGCCGTACGCCTCGTATTCGAGGAACGCACCGGATCCGAGCAGCGCGCCGAGGCCGACGAACGCGAACGTCGCGCCGCCGACGGCGATCGAGGACTTCACGAGCGGCCCTTCGAGCCACGCGCGCGTCGGTTCGATGCCGAAGGCGAACGCCAAGAGGAGGACGGCGGCCGCGACGAGGACGCCGCCTTGGAAGCCGCCGCCGGCCGACGAGGCGCCGTGGAACATCACGAACACCCCGAAGGTGAAGACGAACGGCGCCACCACGCGGACGGTCGTCATAATGATCGTGCTCTCGACGTAGGTTCGGTCCGAATCAGCGTGACTCATACGTAGGCCTCCTGTCTGAGAACGAGAAGTACCGCGACGCCGGCGGCGATGACCACCGTCGCCTCCCCGAGCGTGTCGAAGCCACGGTAGGCGGCCAACACGGCGGTCACGACGTTCTCGACGCCGGTCTCGGGGTAGGCGTTCTGCAGGTAATACTCCGTGACCCGCGAGGTCGCGACGGGCGAGTCGGCCGCGCCGACCGCCGGGAGCGATCGGACCGTGGCGAGGAGCGACCCGACCAACAACACGACGACTGCGACCGATCGCCACTCGACGGATTCGAGCAGCCGTTCCCCGCTCGGGCGGACGGTCTTCGCGATCGTCACGAGGAACAGGACCGTCGTGATTCCCGCTCCCACGGCCGCCTCCGTCAGCGCCACGTCGGGTGCGGCCAGCAGGACCCACGCGACGGCGATACCGAAGCTGAACGCAGCGAAGGCGATGATCGCGTTGAGGACGTCTCGCAGCAGGATCGCCGCGAGCGCCGCCAGCACGGAGAACGTGAGGACGATGGCGAGCGTGGTCGACACTGCGGTCATTCCGCTCCCTCCGCCGGCCGCCCCGCGTCGTCTGCGGCGTTGGTTCCGTCGTCGTCCGCGGCGTCCGTGCCGTCTTCGGTCGTCCACGGTTCGATGCCCTGATCGTGTGCCGCGCGCGTGATCGCGTGGGCGGCCGTCGGGTTCGTCACGAACAGGAACACCCCGAGGAGGGCCGTTTTCGCGACGGAGACGTCTGCGCCCAACACCAGCGCGACGCCGCCGAGCGTCAGGATGGTGCCGAGCGTGTCGCTCTTAGATGTCGCGTGCGCTCGCGTGTAGAGGTCGGGCAGGCGGACGATGCCGACGACGGCGACGAACGCGAAGAACGTCCCCGCGGCGACGAGACCGAT
This DNA window, taken from Halobellus sp. LT62, encodes the following:
- a CDS encoding Na(+)/H(+) antiporter subunit D; amino-acid sequence: MSLSPVTSVLAASTLDAATVLASEPSVSIPTADVPTAIPPAFVVLAVALVLPVLLRKLGHALGVLATGGVAVWALLAPAGTYLPVTFLGFDAVLFHVDAFSKLMGVIFGFIGAAAVLYSYSSDARNRQTAFALGYVGTSIGAVFAGDWLTMVFFWELMAVTSTLLVWDYGGEAVRAGFRYAIYHGLGGSLLMAAVVWHYASVGSFLFSASDGIVAGVPAVLAAVGIGVNVGFVGLHTWLPDTYPRPHVAASVFLSVYTTKTGVYGLARAFPDGNLAIAYMGSAMALVGVVYALLQDDMRRLLSYHIQSQVGYMVAGVGVGTALATAGAFAHVFNHILYKALLFMTAGVVIARTGENRLKYLGGLGRTLPVTALAFTVAALSISGFPGFNGFVSKGMITAAAHNEHLDGIFYILLAAGVGTFMSFIKFGYYAFLKESKGSWNVRRSVTGQRVAMLGVAALCVALGLYPDALFALLPGSTADAHPFTTGHLGEGFLLAALGVVGFAALKKPLSKVGPGVDVDSVIEPLTFYGMRGLVRGVTELFAAVDRVAVDTANAALAAAGDPYGTIRGPLRALVGSDEDALRDGSLRAGIATSVLLVLAVLGATLVGLL
- a CDS encoding cation:proton antiporter, which produces MSEIDSLRPLAAVLLPALGILTIVASHRRPNVREGFTILTALATFGIVASLVPAALSGTIHVSRLGTFVPGIELTLRADPLGMIFALLASTLWLVTSFYSIGYMRGLDEHSQTRYFAAFAGSVGAALGVAFASNLVALYVFYELLTVATYPLVAHDESDEARAAGRKYLTYTFGGGVAVLAGTVLVFSTTGTVAFTPGGIADLATADPLVARAAFALLAGGFGVKAALIPVHSWLPDAMVAPTPVSGLLHAVAVVKSGVFGIARVVLDVFGPETVQQLGVGLPLAAVAAITIVVSSVIALRQDNLKRRLAYSTISQLSYIVLGLGLLSPAALIGGLLHIPAHAFMKLTLFFCAGAIHVETHTDDISEMAGIGKRMPLTMAAFGVASLGMAGLPLVAGFVSKWYLLIGAIDGGNAIFVGVLLVSGLLNIGYFWPVVYQAFFQTPEDSDAKPLIEFPIGGTRLAADGGERVDEAEGDADASDSEPKDAAADSDEPEIDPDVPIDAADRIEPDIEPSEGEGRVEIDARVEGDYAVDRNPSDHLGADTTGADDDGGDRDHAETAHDAEHDDPDSHDADDHGDHDHHGGPPPSGWERRGFGEESTWFMLGPITAAVVGAIALGIAPRGMVFLALVQRVVADATGVVF
- a CDS encoding monovalent cation/H+ antiporter subunit D family protein, which encodes MTDAIALLVVVPIVLALAPIAFGRLWGRTGWLAALVAAVTHLGLALVVAATVFATGRFTYAVGNYPPPFGIELVADGVSATLALLVSVVTLAVVAYARRAGPDTNEFYSGLLLLTAGISGVFVTGDLFNLYVFIEITGLATYALVATGRSPAAALSSLKYLLVGTIGASLYLLGVGYLYISTGTLNMADLAATIPEVGYDSPLILTGFGLIVVGLAVKAALFPLHTWQPDAYADSPDSVTAYISALVSTAAAYALFRVIYAVFTPAFDAAAPFALDALVILASVSVVVGSVLAVLQSDLKRMLAYSSVAQFGLIVAGFAVANATAVTGGLIHLVGHAIMKAGLFVGVGALAGVAGGRTVDDFDGIADRAPVTSAAFAALAFALVGVPPAVGFAGKWHIVLGAVEGGRWGVAGVAVVSTLLTLAYFARVVERMYFRDAPAQPAVDGTAESASDAALASDGGAELTDDDAASASSGISLEAKLIVVAAAVGAVVLGLFATDLVAVFEPVLEVYFE
- a CDS encoding cation:proton antiporter subunit C; the encoded protein is MIDLLGTHYNYLVFVALVGIGLYGVTASSNLVKKIIGLNIFQVGIFLFFVTSGYVDGAAPPVVGHGSGPYASPLPHVLILTAIVVGVSLTAVALALIVRIYDAYGTLDEEAIREVQLND
- a CDS encoding MnhB domain-containing protein, translated to MSHADSDRTYVESTIIMTTVRVVAPFVFTFGVFVMFHGASSAGGGFQGGVLVAAAVLLLAFAFGIEPTRAWLEGPLVKSSIAVGGATFAFVGLGALLGSGAFLEYEAYGLGTFGVKYGIELVELAIGAIVSGVLISLFFSLASGDFQAATPGNAAEESDAENGGGDVNGGDSGTDTAVGAAGGERA
- a CDS encoding DUF4040 domain-containing protein; this translates as MTAVSTTLAIVLTFSVLAALAAILLRDVLNAIIAFAAFSFGIAVAWVLLAAPDVALTEAAVGAGITTVLFLVTIAKTVRPSGERLLESVEWRSVAVVVLLVGSLLATVRSLPAVGAADSPVATSRVTEYYLQNAYPETGVENVVTAVLAAYRGFDTLGEATVVIAAGVAVLLVLRQEAYV
- the mnhG gene encoding monovalent cation/H(+) antiporter subunit G → MTPVELLTIGLVAAGTFFAFVAVVGIVRLPDLYTRAHATSKSDTLGTILTLGGVALVLGADVSVAKTALLGVFLFVTNPTAAHAITRAAHDQGIEPWTTEDGTDAADDDGTNAADDAGRPAEGAE